The Gavia stellata isolate bGavSte3 chromosome 1, bGavSte3.hap2, whole genome shotgun sequence genome has a segment encoding these proteins:
- the RSPH1 gene encoding radial spoke head 1 homolog, with protein sequence MSDLSSEETEEAETDLGEYDGERNSEGERHGRGKAHLPNGDTYDGEYEHGFRSGQGTYRFRNGACYTGEYLQNKKHGQGIFFYPDGSKYEGDWVNDQRHGYGVYTYANGDTYTGEWFNHNRHGQGIYVYKDTGSKYVGGWVNGSQEGEAELIHLNHRFKGKFLNGKPVGHGKYVFDIGCEQHGEYIQSEQDKGEGEEEEEPSLLVAPKWKASEITKLTLWTPYGENAPSPREASLVATAAAAVEERASAAVTEEEKMPSISVTDESAEGRDDEPSLHELSSEVFSPARNAGEEDEGRREEEENKDQEDQGTNSLEDKEDESKEAD encoded by the exons ATGTCGGACCTGAGCTCGGAGGAAACCGAGGAGGCCGAGACCGACTTGGGG GAGTATGACGGTGAACGCAATTCAGAAGGTGAGCGGCATGGACGTGGAAAAGCACACCTACCCAATGGTGATACATACGACGGAGAATATGAACATGGTTTCAGAAGTGGACAG GGGACCTACAGATTTAGAAATGGTGCTTGCTACACTGGAGAatatcttcaaaacaaaaagcatggccagggtatttttttttatccagatGGATCAAAATATGAAG GAGACTGGGTGAATGACCAGAGACATGGCTATGGAGTGTATACGTATGCAAATGGAGACACCTATACTGGAGAATGGTTTAACCACAATAG GCACGGGCAAGGTATATATGTCTATAAAGACACAGGATCTAAGTATGTTGGTGGTTGGGTAAATGGAAGCCAGGAAGGAGAAGCTGAACTTATCCACCTGAACCATAGATTTAAGGGCAAGTTTTTGAATGGAAAG CCTGTAGGTCATGGCAAATATGTCTTTGATATTGGATGTGAACAGCATGGTGAATACATACAATCGGAGCAg GataaaggagagggagaagaagaggaggaaccCTCATTACTTGTTGCACCAAAATGGAAAGCATCAGAAATTACCAAATTAACACTCTGGACTCCCTATGGGGAAAACGCACCTTCTCCCAGAGAAGCCTCCCTAgtggcaacagcagcagcagcagtggaagaaaGAGCATCAGCAGCAGTaactgaagaggagaaaatgccATCAATTTCAG TCACTGATGAGTCTGCTGAGGGTAGGGATGATGAGCCTTCTCTTCATGAATTATCCAGTGAAGTTTTTAGCCCAGCAAGGAATGCAGGAGAAGAAGatgagggaagaagagaggaagaagaaaacaaagatcaGGAGGACCAAG GAACTAATAGTTTAGAGGATAAGGAGGATGAATCCAAGGAAGCAGACTAA